TCCGGACTTGAGATCGATGAGTCAAGCCCTCAGATATCAGATGAGGATTCTGTACGTTCAGCCATCGGGCAGGGCAGAAACAACTATACAACAAGCCAGCTGGCAAAATATATAACAGCAGTAGCCAACAAAGGAACCGTCTATGATCTGACGCTGCTGAACAAAGTGACTTCCGTAGACGGAAAGACGATAAAAGAATATGAACCTAAGGTCAAAAACAAGCTCTCGGATGTGACCGCCTCCACCTGGAATGCCGTGCACAACGGCATGCGGGCGGTAATTGTTAACCACAGCGCCACATTCTCAGATTTGAATACAAGCAGTTTAAAACTGTCGGGAAAGACAGGAACAGCACAGCAGAGCACGACGCATCCGGACCATGGATTGTTTGTAGGCTTTGCGCCGAGCGACAGCCCGGAGGTGGCATTTGCGATCCGCATTGCAAACGGATACAGTTCTACATTTGCCTCCGAGGTGGGCAGAGATGTCATGAAGTACTACTATGAGATAGTCCCGGAGGATGAGATCATCACCGGTGAAGCCGCAACGATCGGAAGCAGCGCAACAGGAGGGGATTAGCAGAAAGGATGAGTGAATGTGAAAGACCCGGTTCTCATTAAGAGTAATAAATACGGCATCACGATCCGCCTAGACGGGGAGATGCCTTACAGAGATTTGTTACCGGAAGTCAAGACCAGATTCGAGTCTGCCGCGCATTTTTTCAACAATGCACAGATGGCAGTAGAATTTGAAGGACGGACATTTACGGAAGATGAGGAGCGTCTTCTCATAGAGACGATCGAGGACGCTGCGGGAATACACATACTTTGCGTTATCGAGAAAAACACGTACACGGAGCAGATGCACAAAAGAATGCTGGATGAGAGCCTTTCTGAGATCCATGAAAGAGACGGCCAGTTCTATAGAGGTACACTTAGAGGAAGACAGATCTTAGAATCTGAGACGAGCATCGTCATCATCGGGGATGTAGAAGAAGGTGCAAAGGTGGCCGCCAAAGGCAACGTGGTGGTCATCGGCACGATATACGGCACAGTGATAGCAGGTGCCGCGGGTGATGACAGCGCAGTCATAGCAGCACTCCATATGAGCCCCAAAAGGCTTCGCATTGGAGATATTGAAGTAAAACCGAATGTAGGAGGAAGTTTATCATGGGCGAAGTTATCGTAATCACATCAGGAAAAGGCGGGGTCGGAAAGACCACAACAACGGCAAATATTGGAGCTGGATTGTCCCAGTTCGATAAAAAGGTCATAGTGATCGACACAGATCTGGGGCTCAGGAACCTGGATGTTGTCATGGGACTGGAGAATCAGATCGTATATAATCTGGTGGACGTGATCGAGGGCACGTGCAGGCTGAAGCAGGCACTCATAAGAGATAAACGGTATGAAAATCTCTGGCTGCTCCCGTCGGCGCAGACAAAGGACAAGACTGCCATATCACCGGGGCAGATGAAGAAGCTGACATCTGAGCTCAAAGAAGAATTTGATTACATACTTCTGGACTGTCCCGCAGGAATCGAACAGGGATTCCAGAATGCCATTACAGGCGCGGACCGCGCGATCGTAGTGACGACACCGGAAGTATCTGCCATCAGAGACGCCGACAGGATCATCGGGCTGCTGGAGAACAACGGACTGAAGCAGGTAGAGCTCATCATTAACCGCATTCGTATGGATATGGTCAAAAGAGGCGACATGATGTCCGTGGATGACGTCACGGAAATCCTGTCGGTGCCTCTCATCGGAGCGCTACCCGATGATGAACATGTTGTGATCGGCACAAATCAGGGGGAGCCGGTCATCGGTATTGACTCAAAAGCGGGCAGGGCATATCTCAATATATGCAAGAGGATCATGGGAATAGAAGTACCTTTTATGGATTTGAATACAGAATCGGGATTCTTCACTAAACTTTCACATTTATTCAAGAAAGATTAGGGGGGGAGCCATATGTTAAAAAAATCTTCTGTCTCAATAGCCAAGAACCGGCTGAAAGTGCTTGTCACCTCAGACCGTGTACAATGCGCGCCGGCCGCATACGATAATATCTGCCGGGAATTATACAAAGCGTTGTCCAAGTATATGGAACTTACAGAAGATGAATTTGATGTAGAGATAACAAGAACTCGCATATTGATCAAAATAGCAGGAGAAGAGACGTGAAATTACCCAGATTTACAAAACCGTACCGGTTAAAAGATTACAAGTTCACATTAGTCATATCCGTACTGGCCCTGTCAGTGCTCGGCGTTCTCGTAGTCGGCAGCGCCAATGAATCTTATCAGAACAAGCAGATAGTCGGCCTTGTGTTCGGACTGGCCGTCATGGCTGTCGTATCTCTGATCGACTATGTATGGGTGCTGAATATGTACTGGCTCATCTATGGGTTCTCTATACTGAGCCTCCTGCTCGTGCTGTTCATCGGGGATGAAGTCAACGGGGCGACCCGCTGGATCAACCTCGGATTTACGACATTTCAGCCTTCGGAGCTGGCGAAAATACTGCTTATTCTCTTTTTTGCCAAGTTTATCATGAAGCATGAGGAGGACATCAATTATAAGTGGACGATCATAAAGTATGCGGTGCTGGCCGGAATACCGCTGGCGCTGATCATTGTGGAGCCGAACCTTTCCACGACGATCTGTACGGCGCTTGTGATCTGCCTGCTCATCTATATCGGCGGGCTGAGCTATAAATTTATCGGTACGGTGCTGCTCATACTCATACCCGCCGCGATCATATTTCTCAGTATCGTTGTACAGCCGGACCAGAAGATTCTGAAAGATTATCAGCAGGAGCGTATCCTCGCCTTTCTCGAACCGGAGAAATATGCAAGTGACGGCGCGTACCAGCAGAATAACTCCGAGATGGCTATCGGTTCCGGACAACTGACGGGTAAGGGGCTTAATAACAACACGACGACATCGGTTAAAAACGGAAACTTCATTCTGGAGCCTCAGACAGACTTTATATTTGCTATTGTGGGGGAGGAATTAGGGTTTGTAGGTTCTTGTGTTGTTATTGCACTAATATTAATAATTGTGATACAATGTATACTGATAGGGCTTCGATCGCAGGATATGGCGGGGAAGATCATATGCTGCGGCATCGGAGGACTCATCGGGTTTCAGAGCTTCATCAATATCGGGGTCGCGACTAAGGTGCTTCCGAATACAGGAGTTCCGCTGCCGTTTGTAAGTTACGGACTGACATCTCTCGTCAGTTTATATATCGGTATTGGATTTGTTTTAAATGTAGGTCTACAGCCGAAAAAATATCAATAAGGAGTGAATACTATGAATATAGGCCTGATTGCACATGATTCCAAGAAGACGCTGATGCAGAACTTCTGTATCGCTTACAGGGGAATTTTAAGCAAGCATGAATTGTTTGCCACCGGAACGACCGGACGTCTCATCGAAGAGGTGACAAACCTGAATATCCACAAATATCTTGCGGGTCCTCTTGGAGGTATGCAGCAGCTGGGAGCACAGATAGGGCAGAATGATATCGACGCGCTTATTTTTCTCAGAGATCCGCTGACCCCAAAACCGCACGAGCCGGATGTCAATGACGTCGTACAGCTCTGTGACATGCACAATATACCGATGGCCACAAATCTGGCCACCGCGGAGATGATCATTCTAGCAATTGACAGAGGGGACTTGGATTGGCGTGAAATGTACCGTTAAGACTTTAATATGTGTAAGTGCGGTTATGGCAGGCGCGCTTCTTACGGGCTGCTCTCTGCTTGGCGCTCAGGATGTGGCTGCCGGTTATGAGGCGGAACAATATAATAAAAGTATATATAAAGCAGGCCTTTTTGCGGAAGACTTGTGTGTCACTGCAAAGGATGTTCCCCTTGCGGACGCACCGGATACAGGCTCGTTATCTGCGGCGGCTCTGTTCGATGTGGATAAGAGTGACGTTGACTTTGCCTATAATGTACACGAGAGGCTGTATCCTGCAAGCACGACCAAGATCATGACAGCGCTCGTGGCGATCAAAAACGCGGACCTATCCGATGTCGTTACGGTCGGCGCGGATGCGGATGAGAGCAGTTTTGCGGCAGATGAGCAGACGTGCGGCCTGAAGGCGGGCGACAGGCTGACGCTTGAGGCTCTGCTGAACGGACTTCTTCTGTATTCCGGGAATGACAATGCTGTGGCGATCGCAGACTATGTAGGCGGAAGTATGGAAGGGTTTGCAGAAATGATGAACGAGGAAGCCGCCCGGCTTATGGCGACGGAGAGTCATTTTTTGAATTCCAACGGGCTCCATAACGAAGACCACTATACGACCGCATATGATCTGTATCTTATTTTTAACGAATGTATCAAGCATGAAGAATTTCTGGATATCATAAGAGCAAAATCTTACACTGCCGATATTACCGGGGCAGACGGGAATAAACGCCAGATCACATGGGAGCCGACGAGCTTTTATGCACTCGGTGAGGCGGCGCTGCCGCAGAATGCGACGATAATCGGCGGCAAGACCGGCACAACAAAAGAAGCCGGCAACTGCCTCATACTTCTGTCGGAAGACGGGCAGAGCAGGCCATTTATTTCCATTGTCATGGGTGCGGACACCAAAGCGATATTGTATGAAGATATGACCGGGCTTATTGAAGCGATCCCGGCAGATAAATAATAACAGAGGGGCATCTCATGAAAGGGATACCCCTCTTACTTATGAACGGCTGCCTGGTGTGTTGGAAATTCTGCCGTAAAGGCTGATGAGGTATAAGCCGCATAAACCTACGATTGTGTAGATGATTCGTGACAGCCAGGAGAGATTACCAAACAGAAAAGCTACGAGGTCGAATCTGAAGATTCCGACCAGAAGCCAGTTAATTGCACCTATGATGACAAGTGTCAGAGCGGTATTGTCAAACCATTTCATGTGATTTCCTCCTTTTTTCGATGCTAAACATAGTATGTCTGCGGAAATTCAAAATTATACATGAGAAAGGAAAATTTGTCAGATGGGACCGAACATGTATTATTATCCATATTCAGAATTTTTAAAAAATAAATATGGTGAGAAGGTGTATAAGCTTCCGGTAAACCTCCCGGTCACGTGCCCGAACCGCATTGCGGGCAGAGGGTGCATTTTCTGTGCCGAGCCGGGTACGGGCTTTGAAGCGATGGATGCGCAGGTACCGGTAGCAGAGCAGATAATCCGCACGAAGGAGCATATTTCCAAAAAATATAAAGCCCGTCTGTTTATTGCATATTTCCAGAACTACACAAATACGTTCCTGCCGCCGGAATCCTTCCGCGCTTATGTGACCGAGGCGGCTAAGATAAAAGATATCGTTGAGATCGCGGTCTCTACGAGACCGGACTGTATCACGGAAGAATATCTGGACATCCTGCAGAAGGTCAGCAGAGAGCATCAGGTCGAGATCACGGTGGAACTCGGCCTCCAGACCGTCAATTATCATACGCTTGAAAAGATCGGGCGGGGGCATACGCTTGCGGCGTTTATAGACGCGGTGCTCATGATCCGCTCTTACGGCTTTGACATATGCACCCATGTCATCTTAAATCTGCCGTGGGATGACAGGAGCGACTGTCTGGAAACAGCGAGGGTATTGTCAGCGCTTAAGGTCAATGCGGTGAAGATACATTCTCTTTATGTGGCAAAAAACACACCATTGTGCGAAGCCTATGAAAATGGTACAATAACTCTATGCTCAAAAGAAGAGTATATGGAACGGCTTATATGTTTCCTTGAGCTTTTGGATCCAGATATGGCCGTGGAACGGCTTTTCAGCCGCATTCCCGAAAAAGACGCAGTGTTCTGCAACTGGGGGATGAGCTGGTGGAAGCTGAAGGACGAGCTGACAAAAGAGATGGAGCGGCGGGGGACATATCAGGGAAGAACGTATGGGTATCTCCACGGAGCGGCTTTACATACATTAAGAGATATACGATAGCACAGGGGGTTATGTTGTGGCGGGAAACGATTTGACCAACATACAGGTCTACCGGAAAAAATGGAATATCAATATAGGGGTCATCATATTCGGCGTTATTTTCATCTATCTGGCCGTGACCGTGCTCATTTACCTCACGGACAAGAAAGTGTCCGCTTATGAAGTGCGGGAGGGCTCCATATTAAAAGATACAGCTTATACAGGATTTATCGTCAGACAGGAAGAGGTTGTGAATGCCGAGGGGGACGGCTACATCAATTATTTTGCGCCGGAAGGGGCGAAAGTCGGAGCAAGGACAGATGTATATACACTTTCTCCGGGCAAGCTTGACTTTGATGAGCCGGACAGTGGGGAAGCCACTGAGCTTACGGCAGAAGAACAGGCCGCCATGCTTGTAAAGACACAGTCTTTCAGCGAAAATTTTAATGAGAGCCAGTACAGTGATGTCTACACATTAAAAAATAATATATCTGCCGTGCTGGAGAGCAAATCAAGCCAGAGCAGGCAGTCGCAGCTTGACGCCATGATAAGCGAAGGGAAAGAGGGGCTTCAGGTGTACCCGGCGTCCGACGACGGGATCGTCATCTACTCCACAGACGGTTATGAAGGGCTTGAGCTGAAAGATGTGACAAAAGATATGGTGGAGAAGAAAGATTATGAAAGGAAAAGCATAAAGAACAATACGAAAGTCAGGTCGGGAGAGCCGGTATATAAGCTGATCACCGATGATGCCTGGACGCTTGCGGTCGTTCTCGAGGATGAAACGGCCCAGGAGCTGGCGGAGACAAAGCGGGTAAAAGTCCGGTTTACGAAAGACAACGAGACGACGACCGCCGGATTTGCAGTATATAATACGAAAGATTACAATATTGGATTTCTGACTTTTACGAGTTCCATGATCCGTTATGCGCAGGAGCGTTACCTGGATATAGAACTCATACTGGAGGATGAATCCGGTCTGAAGATACCGAAATCTTCCGTTGTAAAGAAAAAATTCTATACGGTACCTGAGGATTATCTGACGCAGGGGGGAAACAGCAGGGATACAGGAGTGCTCATTGATACCGGCAGGGACAATGCCGAGTTTCAGAAAGCGGATGTCTATTACAGAGACAGTGAAACAGGGATGGTCTATCTGAACCCGGACGCCTTTGAGGAGGATACGGTTTTGATCAGGCCAGATTCAAATGATACATACAGGCTCAAAGATACGAAGAGTCTGAAAGGTGTGTATAACATCAATAAAGGCTACGCCATTTTCAAACAGATCAAAATACTGTGTGAGAGTGACGAGTATTATATAGTAGAATCCGGAAACAATTACGGACTGGCCAATTATGACCATATCGCTCTGGACGGCAGTTCCGTAAGAGAGAATAAGGTTGTATTTTAAACAAAGGGGTGACAGAAATGATGAAAGAGAAGCTGGAAAATGTGGAGGAAAGGATTCGCGCGGCCTGCGAACGGGCGGGAAGAAACCGCAGCGAGGTGACGCTCATCGCAGTGAGCAAGACAAAGCCTGTGGAGACGCTCAGAGAAGCTTACGGCCTGGGGGTCCGTGTGTTTGGGGAGAATAAAGTCCAGGAGCTTGTCGATAAATATGGCGCGCTGCCGGAAGATATACACTGGCATATGATCGGACATCTGCAGCGCAACAAGGTAAAATATATCATTGATAAAGCAGAACTCATACATTCTGTTGATTCTTTGAGACTTGCAGAAACAATTGAAAAAGAAGCAGAAAAACATAATATTACGGCGAATATCTTGATCGAAGTCAATGTTGCCAGAGAAGAGAGTAAATTTGGCGTAATGCCCGAGGAATTAGATGAAATTGTAGAGAAAATTGCAGGATTCAATCATCTCAACGTAAAGGGCCTTATGACAATCGCTCCATACGTCGAAAATCCTGAGGAAAACCGGGCTGTTTTCGCTCGTCTGCGCAAATTATCTGTTGACATTGCCAGTAAAAACGTTGATAATATGAATATGAGTATACTTTCCATGGGTATGACCAATGACTACGAAGTTGCGGTCGAAGAAGGGGCTACCATGGTGCGAGTGGGAACCGGTATATTCGGTGAGCGTGATTACGCTCAAGTATAACGTAAGATAGGAGATTTTTTATAATGGGAGTATTAGATAAGTTCCTGGATATCATGAAGCTGAGTGATGACGACGATTACGATGACGATGATTTCTTCGACGACGACTACGATGATGACGATTACGAAGAGAAGCCTAAGAGAAGTTTCTTCCGGAAAGAAAAGGACTACGACGATGAAGAAGAGGATGATTACGAACTTCCGGCCAGAACATCTTCCAAATCTTCCCGTTCAAATAATAAAGTAACACCGATGCGCCAGCCTGCAAGGAGAAGCGGGGTGAGCATGGAAGTATGTGTTATCAAGCCTACTTCTGTCGATGATGCAAGGGAGATCACGGAGACCCTGCTGTCAGGCAGAACTGTCATTCTGAATCTGGAGGGGTTGGATCTGGAAGTGGCACAGAGGATCATTGACTTCACATCAGGCGCTACCTTTGCGATCAACGGCAATCTTCAGAAAATATCAAACTACATATTCCTCGTAACACCTACTAACGTAGATATATCCGGAGACCTTCAGGATCTGCTGAACACATCTTTTGATGCGTCGTCTATGAGGTCGAGGTTTTAGGACAGGTTATGAATAAGGAAGAGCAGTTATTACAGAAAAGGCTGGCTGAGTTGTCTGACCTGGCCTTTACACGCGGTATCGTTACATTTTCGGATTTTCTTAATTTAAATGAACTGAATATACTGCATACAACGCCAAAGCATATGTTTCCCGCGCATTACGAGACATATGGCGGCTATGATCTATCAGAGCGTCAGATGGTTGCATTTCTACCTGATGCTCTTTATTATGAGTACACGTATCCGCTGAGCGTCATAGAGGTGGCGCCGGTCAGCCGGAAATTTGCCGAGGAACTGACGCACCGTGATTATCTCGGCGCGCTTATGAACCTTGGGATCGAACGTTCCAAGCTGGGAGATATCATAGCCGGCAGTTTTGGCGCCTTTCTGTTTGTAAAAGAAGAACTGGCGGCGTATATCACAGGAGAGCTGACACGGATCCGGCATACGGCCGTTCAGGCAGTACAGCGCCCGGCGGCAGAATTTACCTATGAGCCGAAATATGAAGAGATGAAGGGAACCGTTCCTTCCGTCCGGCTGGACACGGTGCTTTCAGTTGCGTGGCCGCTGTCCAGGAGCAAGCTGACGGCTTATATTGAAGGCGGGAAAGTATTTGTAAACGGAAAGCTGATCACGAGCAATGGTTATCATCTGAAAGAATCTGACCGTATATCTGTCCGCGGAATGGGGAGGCTTACTTATGAAGGAATCCTTTCTCAGACAAAAAAAGGGCGGTATATGATATCTGTTCACAAATATATATAGAGAGATGACATATTATAGAATGGACAATAACAATATGAAAGAGGAAAACAGAATAAAGCATTATGCGGCTGCTGTCACAGCGGCTGCAGCCGGGGTACTCATTGACCAGCTCACAAAATATATGGCGATCGCAAAGCTTAAGGGGCAGGAGCCTTTCGTACTTCTAAAAGATATCTTTCAGTTTGAATATCTGGAAAACAGGGGAGCAGCTTTTGGACTGTTTCAGAACCAGCGTATTTTCTTTTTTATCAGTGTGGCCGTCATCTGTGCGGTCGTTATATGGTTTTATATGAAAGTTCCGATGGAGCGCAGGTTTCTTCCGCTTCGTATCTGTGCCGTGATGATAGTGGCGGGTGCGTTCGGCAACTGTATTGACAGAGTAAGGCTCAATTATGTGGTGGATTTCTTTTATTTTAAACTGATCGATTTCCCTATATTTAACGTGGCCGACATCTATGTGACAGTATCCACGTTTGCGTTGGTGATACTCCTGTTCTTTTATTATAAGGAGGAAGATTTTGAGCGAATTTTTCACCGTAGAAAATGAGGAAGGAGAACGGATCGACCGCTATCTTGCGGAAATGCTTTCTGACCGGTCCCGTTCCTATATCCAGAAGCTGATCAAAGACAGTCATATCTTAGTGAACAACAAGCCTGTAAAAGCCAATTACAGGCTTTCCTGCGGTGATATGCTGGAAGTTACGATACCGTCCGCAAAAGAGCCGGATATTCTGCCGGAGGACATACCGCTTCATATCCTTTATGAGGATGCGGATATTATCATCGTCAACAAACCGAAGCAGATGGTCGTACATCCGGCTCCCGGCCATTATTCAGGGACACTCGTCAACGCGCTTATGTTCCACTGCGGCCGGGAACTGTCCGGCATCAACGGCATGATGCGGCCCGGGATCGTACACAGGATAGATATGGATACGACGGGGTCTCTCATTGTATGCAAAAATGACATGGCACATCAGGCTTTGTCGGAACAGCTGAAAAAGCACAGTATACGCCGTATATATGAAGCGGTCGTACACGGTGGTTTTAAAGAGGAAGAGGGGACGGTCAGCGCGCCCATCGGAAGACATCCCACAGACAGAAAAAGGATGAGCACCCATGCAAAAAACGCAAGAGAGGCGGTCACGCACTATAAAGTGCTGGAACGGTTCGGAGAATATAGTTATATACAGTGCGAACTGGAGACAGGCCGCACACACCAGATCCGTGTTCATATGTCCAGCATCGGCCATCCGATCGTCGGTGATATGGTATACGGCCCGCGAAGATGTCCTTTTCCCGGTCTTCAGGGACAGACACTGCATGCAAAGACGCTCGGGATCATACATCCGCGCACGGGTGAATATCTGGAGGTGGAAGCGCCGCTCCCACAATATTTTGTGGAATTGTTAGAGAAACTAAGGGATATTTAGTGTAAGATTTTCGGAAAATTGTGTACTTTTCACATATATTGTTATATAATATAGGCATACTTACAAAGGAGTGTGATTGCATGGCTGAAAAGACTAATACAATTATTACGATAGGAAGGCAGTTCGGAAGCGCGGGGCGCGAAATCGGCTATAAAGTTGCAAAAGACCTGGGAATCAAACTTTATGATAAGGAGATGCTGGACAGGGCGGCTAAGGAGAGCGGCATATGTCAGGAGCTGTTTGAGACACATGATGAGAAGCCTACCAACAGTTTTCTGTATTCTCTCGTTATGGATACGTATTCTCTCGGATATTCCAGCGGAAGCTACACAGATATGCCGATCAACCACAAGGTGTTTCTGGCGCAGTTTGACGCGATCAAGAAGATAGCTGATGAAGGTCCGTGTATTCTCGTAGGCAGGTGTGCAGATTATGCGCTCCAGGAATATGAAAATGTACTCTCTGTTTTCATTCATGCCAGTCTTGACGCGCGCATCCGGCGTATCGCGCGCATCTATGAATTGACGGATGCAAAGGCAAAGGATATGTGCCAGAAAACAGATAAGAAGCGCGCGAGCTATTATAATTATTACACAAATAAGAAATGGGCGGATGTAGAGAGCTACAATTTCAGTTTAGACAGTTCTGTGCTGGGGATCGAAGGGACTGCCGAAGCCATAAAGAGACTCGTGGAGCTCAAGGAGAGAGGGCTGGACCGGAAGCTGTAAACGTGGCGGTGTAACATAAACAAATGAAAAGACGGAAAGAAGCAGCGATGCTTCCTTCCGTCTTTTTTACTGCCGTATGTGCGGGACACGGTCCGGCCATCCTTTAATATTTCCGTTCAAAACAGCTGTAAACATACGCTGTCTTGCTCCCGGATGTTCGTCATTCAGCTGTTTTACAAGTTCCTTGGCATACTGCCGTTTTGTGTATCCGTCGATGGGACAGCGGCTTGTCACTACAGGCAGGTCATATTTATTCTTAAACCCTATGATATCTGCCTCGTCCACGAACATGACAGGGCGTATGACGGTGAGGTCCATACGGTCCAGATAAGTCCGTGGAGAGAAAGAATAAAAACGTCCCTCAAACAGAAGGGAGAGGAGCATCGTTTCGATGATGTCATCCTTGTGATGCGCGTAGGCCACCTTATTGCAG
This is a stretch of genomic DNA from [Clostridium] hylemonae DSM 15053. It encodes these proteins:
- a CDS encoding methylglyoxal synthase, with translation MNIGLIAHDSKKTLMQNFCIAYRGILSKHELFATGTTGRLIEEVTNLNIHKYLAGPLGGMQQLGAQIGQNDIDALIFLRDPLTPKPHEPDVNDVVQLCDMHNIPMATNLATAEMIILAIDRGDLDWREMYR
- the minC gene encoding septum site-determining protein MinC — its product is MKDPVLIKSNKYGITIRLDGEMPYRDLLPEVKTRFESAAHFFNNAQMAVEFEGRTFTEDEERLLIETIEDAAGIHILCVIEKNTYTEQMHKRMLDESLSEIHERDGQFYRGTLRGRQILESETSIVIIGDVEEGAKVAAKGNVVVIGTIYGTVIAGAAGDDSAVIAALHMSPKRLRIGDIEVKPNVGGSLSWAKLS
- a CDS encoding RNA-binding protein yields the protein MNKEEQLLQKRLAELSDLAFTRGIVTFSDFLNLNELNILHTTPKHMFPAHYETYGGYDLSERQMVAFLPDALYYEYTYPLSVIEVAPVSRKFAEELTHRDYLGALMNLGIERSKLGDIIAGSFGAFLFVKEELAAYITGELTRIRHTAVQAVQRPAAEFTYEPKYEEMKGTVPSVRLDTVLSVAWPLSRSKLTAYIEGGKVFVNGKLITSNGYHLKESDRISVRGMGRLTYEGILSQTKKGRYMISVHKYI
- a CDS encoding DUF378 domain-containing protein, with translation MKWFDNTALTLVIIGAINWLLVGIFRFDLVAFLFGNLSWLSRIIYTIVGLCGLYLISLYGRISNTPGSRS
- a CDS encoding cell division topological specificity factor MinE; the protein is MLKKSSVSIAKNRLKVLVTSDRVQCAPAAYDNICRELYKALSKYMELTEDEFDVEITRTRILIKIAGEET
- a CDS encoding D-alanyl-D-alanine carboxypeptidase family protein; amino-acid sequence: MAGALLTGCSLLGAQDVAAGYEAEQYNKSIYKAGLFAEDLCVTAKDVPLADAPDTGSLSAAALFDVDKSDVDFAYNVHERLYPASTTKIMTALVAIKNADLSDVVTVGADADESSFAADEQTCGLKAGDRLTLEALLNGLLLYSGNDNAVAIADYVGGSMEGFAEMMNEEAARLMATESHFLNSNGLHNEDHYTTAYDLYLIFNECIKHEEFLDIIRAKSYTADITGADGNKRQITWEPTSFYALGEAALPQNATIIGGKTGTTKEAGNCLILLSEDGQSRPFISIVMGADTKAILYEDMTGLIEAIPADK
- the minD gene encoding septum site-determining protein MinD; translated protein: MGEVIVITSGKGGVGKTTTTANIGAGLSQFDKKVIVIDTDLGLRNLDVVMGLENQIVYNLVDVIEGTCRLKQALIRDKRYENLWLLPSAQTKDKTAISPGQMKKLTSELKEEFDYILLDCPAGIEQGFQNAITGADRAIVVTTPEVSAIRDADRIIGLLENNGLKQVELIINRIRMDMVKRGDMMSVDDVTEILSVPLIGALPDDEHVVIGTNQGEPVIGIDSKAGRAYLNICKRIMGIEVPFMDLNTESGFFTKLSHLFKKD
- a CDS encoding TIGR01212 family radical SAM protein (This family includes YhcC from E. coli K-12, an uncharacterized radical SAM protein.) produces the protein MGPNMYYYPYSEFLKNKYGEKVYKLPVNLPVTCPNRIAGRGCIFCAEPGTGFEAMDAQVPVAEQIIRTKEHISKKYKARLFIAYFQNYTNTFLPPESFRAYVTEAAKIKDIVEIAVSTRPDCITEEYLDILQKVSREHQVEITVELGLQTVNYHTLEKIGRGHTLAAFIDAVLMIRSYGFDICTHVILNLPWDDRSDCLETARVLSALKVNAVKIHSLYVAKNTPLCEAYENGTITLCSKEEYMERLICFLELLDPDMAVERLFSRIPEKDAVFCNWGMSWWKLKDELTKEMERRGTYQGRTYGYLHGAALHTLRDIR
- a CDS encoding FtsW/RodA/SpoVE family cell cycle protein gives rise to the protein MKLPRFTKPYRLKDYKFTLVISVLALSVLGVLVVGSANESYQNKQIVGLVFGLAVMAVVSLIDYVWVLNMYWLIYGFSILSLLLVLFIGDEVNGATRWINLGFTTFQPSELAKILLILFFAKFIMKHEEDINYKWTIIKYAVLAGIPLALIIVEPNLSTTICTALVICLLIYIGGLSYKFIGTVLLILIPAAIIFLSIVVQPDQKILKDYQQERILAFLEPEKYASDGAYQQNNSEMAIGSGQLTGKGLNNNTTTSVKNGNFILEPQTDFIFAIVGEELGFVGSCVVIALILIIVIQCILIGLRSQDMAGKIICCGIGGLIGFQSFINIGVATKVLPNTGVPLPFVSYGLTSLVSLYIGIGFVLNVGLQPKKYQ
- a CDS encoding HlyD family efflux transporter periplasmic adaptor subunit encodes the protein MAGNDLTNIQVYRKKWNINIGVIIFGVIFIYLAVTVLIYLTDKKVSAYEVREGSILKDTAYTGFIVRQEEVVNAEGDGYINYFAPEGAKVGARTDVYTLSPGKLDFDEPDSGEATELTAEEQAAMLVKTQSFSENFNESQYSDVYTLKNNISAVLESKSSQSRQSQLDAMISEGKEGLQVYPASDDGIVIYSTDGYEGLELKDVTKDMVEKKDYERKSIKNNTKVRSGEPVYKLITDDAWTLAVVLEDETAQELAETKRVKVRFTKDNETTTAGFAVYNTKDYNIGFLTFTSSMIRYAQERYLDIELILEDESGLKIPKSSVVKKKFYTVPEDYLTQGGNSRDTGVLIDTGRDNAEFQKADVYYRDSETGMVYLNPDAFEEDTVLIRPDSNDTYRLKDTKSLKGVYNINKGYAIFKQIKILCESDEYYIVESGNNYGLANYDHIALDGSSVRENKVVF
- a CDS encoding cell division protein SepF, whose amino-acid sequence is MGVLDKFLDIMKLSDDDDYDDDDFFDDDYDDDDYEEKPKRSFFRKEKDYDDEEEDDYELPARTSSKSSRSNNKVTPMRQPARRSGVSMEVCVIKPTSVDDAREITETLLSGRTVILNLEGLDLEVAQRIIDFTSGATFAINGNLQKISNYIFLVTPTNVDISGDLQDLLNTSFDASSMRSRF
- a CDS encoding YggS family pyridoxal phosphate-dependent enzyme produces the protein MMKEKLENVEERIRAACERAGRNRSEVTLIAVSKTKPVETLREAYGLGVRVFGENKVQELVDKYGALPEDIHWHMIGHLQRNKVKYIIDKAELIHSVDSLRLAETIEKEAEKHNITANILIEVNVAREESKFGVMPEELDEIVEKIAGFNHLNVKGLMTIAPYVENPEENRAVFARLRKLSVDIASKNVDNMNMSILSMGMTNDYEVAVEEGATMVRVGTGIFGERDYAQV